Genomic DNA from Longimicrobiales bacterium:
GCACCTCCAGCGCGCGACGCAGCAGTTCCAGCTCGGCTACAGCCAAGGGAAGGCTACGCGTGAAGTCTACCGGGAATCGAGAACGCGAACGTAGCTCCCGGACCGTCGTTCAGAGCCCCCCAAATCCGTCCCTGATGGTTCTCGATAATCGATCGGCTCACGGAGAGTCCGACGCCCATCCCTTCATTCTTGGTGCTGTAGAATGCATCGAAGAGTCTGGCGCTGTGGGCACGGTCGAAACCAATACCGGTATCCGTGACGCTCAAACTGACCCGGTCGCTTCCGTCCGCCT
This window encodes:
- a CDS encoding ATP-binding protein — encoded protein: ADGSDRVSLSVTDTGIGFDRAHSARLFDAFYSTKNEGMGVGLSVSRSIIENHQGRIWGALNDGPGATFAFSIPGRLHA